The following are from one region of the Mauremys reevesii isolate NIE-2019 linkage group 2, ASM1616193v1, whole genome shotgun sequence genome:
- the LOC120396523 gene encoding interferon alpha-inducible protein 27, mitochondrial-like: protein MADENVHKAGFTRGGIKGGSTGSEMMSKEARSHGGGVPSGGPTSTLQEMGAKSSTHSSGFTLSGISSGTEASGMMSQEAKSHGGETPKGGTTSTVQSVSMGGKGK from the exons atggctGACGAAAATGTGCACAAGGCTGGTTTTACCCGAGGTGGGATAAAAGGAGGATCAACTGGCTCTGAGATGATGTCCAAAGAGGCGAGGAGCCATGGAGGAGGTGTGCCTTCTGGAGGACCTACTTCTACCCTACAAGAAATGG GTGCCAAAAGCTCAACCCATTCATCAGGTTTCACCCTTAGTGGGATCTCCAGTGGAACTGAGGCATCTGGAATGATGTCCCAGGAAGCTAAGTCTCACGGAGGAGAAACACCAAAGGGTGGGACAACATCCACTGTCCAGTCTGTCT CAATGGGTggtaaaggaaaataa